A region of Streptomyces sp. R44 DNA encodes the following proteins:
- the ald gene encoding alanine dehydrogenase — translation MKVGIPREVKNNEFRVAITPAGVHELVRNGHQVFIEQNAGVGSSITDEEYVAAGAEILATADEVWATADLLLKVKEPIAEEYHRLRKDQTLFTYLHLAASKECTDALLESGTTAIAYETVETANRALPLLAPMSEVAGRLAPQVGAYHLMRSVGGRGVLPGGVPGTHAGECVVIGGGVSGWNATQIAVGMGFHVTLLDRDINKLREADKIFGTKVKTIVSNAYELEKAVVEADLVIGAVLIPGAKAPKLVTNELVAKMKPGSVLVDIAIDQGGCFEDSHPTTHAEPTFQVHNSVFYCVANMPGAVPNTSTYALTNATLPYIVSLANNGWVEALRRDAALGLGLNTHDGKVVYKEVAEAHGLEHVELSSLLA, via the coding sequence ATGAAGGTCGGCATCCCCCGCGAGGTCAAGAACAACGAGTTCCGCGTGGCCATCACCCCTGCCGGTGTCCACGAGCTCGTCCGCAACGGCCACCAGGTCTTCATCGAGCAGAACGCCGGTGTCGGCTCCTCGATCACGGACGAGGAGTACGTCGCCGCCGGCGCCGAGATCCTCGCCACCGCCGACGAGGTCTGGGCCACGGCCGACCTGCTGCTCAAGGTCAAGGAGCCCATCGCGGAGGAGTACCACCGCCTCCGCAAGGACCAGACCCTCTTCACCTACCTGCACCTCGCCGCCTCCAAGGAGTGCACGGACGCGCTCCTGGAGTCCGGCACCACCGCCATCGCGTACGAGACGGTCGAGACCGCGAACCGCGCGCTCCCGCTGCTCGCCCCGATGTCCGAGGTCGCGGGCCGCCTGGCCCCGCAGGTCGGCGCCTACCACCTGATGCGCTCCGTCGGTGGCCGCGGTGTCCTCCCCGGCGGCGTCCCCGGCACCCACGCCGGCGAGTGCGTCGTCATCGGCGGCGGCGTCTCCGGCTGGAACGCCACCCAGATCGCCGTCGGCATGGGCTTCCACGTGACCCTGCTCGACCGTGACATCAACAAGCTCCGCGAGGCCGACAAGATCTTCGGCACCAAGGTGAAGACGATCGTCTCCAACGCCTACGAGCTGGAGAAGGCCGTCGTCGAGGCCGACCTCGTCATCGGCGCCGTCCTCATCCCGGGTGCCAAGGCCCCGAAGCTGGTCACCAACGAGCTCGTCGCCAAGATGAAGCCCGGAAGTGTCCTTGTCGACATTGCGATCGACCAGGGCGGCTGCTTCGAGGACTCGCACCCGACCACCCACGCCGAGCCGACCTTCCAGGTCCACAACTCGGTCTTCTACTGCGTCGCCAACATGCCGGGCGCGGTCCCGAACACCTCCACCTACGCCCTCACCAACGCCACGCTGCCCTACATCGTGTCGCTGGCGAACAACGGCTGGGTCGAGGCGCTCCGCCGCGACGCCGCCCTCGGCCTGGGCCTCAACACCCATGACGGCAAGGTGGTTTACAAGGAGGTCGCCGAGGCGCACGGCCTCGAGCACGTCGAGCTGAGCAGCCTCCTCGCCTGA
- a CDS encoding ScpA family protein, whose protein sequence is MHHTPDETSRPRRRLLGRGPGATSGEPAPAARPAPTDAPEAPDAPEAAPGAPEAAPGAPEVPGPPAAEAPEASGPPEAGEGRDGRFTVRLSNFEGPFDLLLQLITKHKLDVTEVALSQVTDEFMAHLRALGPDGDLDQTTEFLVVAATLLDLKAARLLPAAEVEDEADLALLEARDLLFARLLQYRAYKQIAAIFEERWEAEGRRHPRTVGLEPHHAELLPEVVISIGAEGFAKLAVKAMQPRAEPQVYVDHIHAPLVSVREQAAVVVALLRERGTAVFRELIEDAGDTLTVVARFLALLELYREKAVALDQETALGDLTVSWTGGETDPSGAVTDEFDQEATA, encoded by the coding sequence GTGCACCACACCCCTGACGAAACGTCCCGCCCCCGCCGCCGCCTCCTGGGCCGCGGCCCGGGCGCGACGTCGGGGGAGCCGGCGCCGGCCGCACGGCCCGCACCCACCGATGCCCCCGAGGCCCCGGACGCGCCGGAGGCGGCGCCCGGGGCCCCGGAGGCGGCGCCCGGGGCCCCGGAGGTTCCCGGGCCGCCCGCGGCCGAGGCCCCGGAGGCCTCCGGGCCTCCCGAGGCGGGCGAAGGGCGGGACGGGCGGTTCACCGTGCGGCTCTCCAACTTCGAGGGGCCCTTCGATCTGCTCCTCCAGCTGATCACCAAGCACAAGCTCGACGTCACCGAGGTCGCCCTCTCCCAGGTCACCGACGAGTTCATGGCCCATCTGCGGGCCCTCGGGCCCGACGGGGACCTCGACCAGACCACCGAGTTCCTCGTCGTCGCCGCCACCCTGCTCGACCTCAAGGCCGCCCGGCTGCTCCCCGCCGCCGAGGTGGAGGACGAGGCCGACCTCGCCCTCCTGGAGGCCCGCGACCTGCTCTTCGCCCGGCTCCTCCAGTACCGCGCGTACAAACAGATCGCCGCGATCTTCGAGGAGCGCTGGGAGGCCGAGGGCCGCCGCCACCCCCGTACCGTCGGACTCGAACCCCACCACGCCGAGCTGCTCCCCGAGGTCGTCATCTCCATCGGCGCCGAGGGCTTCGCCAAGCTGGCCGTCAAGGCCATGCAGCCCAGGGCCGAGCCCCAGGTGTACGTCGACCACATCCACGCCCCGCTCGTCAGCGTCCGCGAGCAGGCCGCCGTGGTCGTCGCGCTGCTCCGCGAGCGCGGGACCGCCGTCTTCCGGGAGCTGATCGAGGACGCCGGCGACACCCTCACCGTCGTCGCCCGCTTCCTCGCCCTCCTGGAGCTCTACCGGGAGAAGGCCGTCGCCCTCGACCAGGAGACCGCCCTCGGCGACCTCACGGTCTCCTGGACCGGCGGCGAGACGGACCCCTCCGGGGCCGTGACCGACGAATTCGACCAGGAGGCCACCGCATGA
- a CDS encoding ParA family protein, translating into MKTMDGLHVNATAGNEMGRESTHFAAYDEVPEGHFYDPDAEYEPDPEYAATLAPDAARQRRERIGPTGRPLPYFPIPGPLTDHGPAKIIAMCNQKGGVGKTTSTINLGAALAEYGRRVLLVDFDPQGALSVGLGVNPMELDLTVYNLLMERGMSADEVLLKTAVPNMDLLPSNIDLSAAEVQLVSEVARESTLQRALKPLMNDYDYIVIDCQPSLGLLTVNALTAAHKVIVPLECEFFALRGVALLTETIEKVQERLNPELELDGILATMYDSRTVHSREVLARVVEAFDDHVYHTVIGRTVRFPETTVAGEPITTYASNSVGAAAYRQLAREVLARCHAE; encoded by the coding sequence ATGAAGACGATGGACGGCCTACACGTGAACGCCACGGCCGGCAACGAGATGGGCCGAGAGTCCACCCACTTCGCCGCCTATGACGAGGTGCCCGAGGGGCACTTCTACGACCCCGACGCCGAGTACGAGCCCGACCCGGAGTACGCGGCCACCCTCGCACCCGACGCTGCCCGCCAGCGCCGCGAGCGGATCGGCCCCACCGGACGGCCCCTGCCGTACTTCCCGATCCCGGGTCCCCTGACCGACCACGGACCCGCGAAGATCATCGCGATGTGCAACCAGAAGGGCGGCGTCGGCAAGACCACGTCGACCATCAACCTGGGTGCCGCGCTCGCCGAGTACGGACGACGGGTGCTGCTCGTCGACTTCGACCCGCAGGGAGCCCTGTCGGTCGGCCTCGGCGTGAACCCGATGGAGCTCGACCTCACCGTCTACAACCTGCTCATGGAGCGGGGCATGTCGGCGGACGAGGTGCTCCTCAAGACCGCCGTGCCCAACATGGACCTGCTGCCGAGCAACATCGACCTCTCGGCCGCCGAAGTCCAGTTGGTCAGCGAGGTCGCGCGCGAGTCCACGCTCCAGCGCGCCCTGAAGCCGCTGATGAACGACTACGACTACATCGTGATCGACTGTCAGCCCTCGCTCGGCCTGCTGACCGTGAACGCCCTGACGGCGGCTCACAAGGTCATCGTGCCGCTGGAATGCGAGTTCTTCGCGCTGCGCGGTGTCGCGCTGCTCACCGAGACCATCGAGAAGGTTCAGGAGCGGCTCAACCCCGAGCTCGAGCTCGACGGCATCCTCGCCACGATGTACGACTCCCGTACCGTGCACAGCCGTGAGGTCCTCGCGCGCGTCGTCGAGGCCTTCGACGACCACGTGTACCACACGGTCATCGGCCGTACGGTCCGCTTCCCGGAGACCACGGTCGCCGGCGAGCCCATCACCACGTACGCCTCCAACTCCGTGGGCGCCGCCGCCTACCGCCAGCTCGCCAGGGAGGTGCTCGCCCGGTGTCACGCCGAGTGA